One genomic segment of Primulina tabacum isolate GXHZ01 chromosome 9, ASM2559414v2, whole genome shotgun sequence includes these proteins:
- the LOC142504633 gene encoding 3-dehydrosphinganine reductase TSC10A-like → MAEVYFSFFSFFLIIPICLLLILYFICRPNPVRVPIKNRHVLITGGSSGIGLALAHHCTQEGAEVTLLARSVSKLEEAKQSIKLATGRDVSVYSADVRDYEAVKRVVEEVGPIDVLVCNHGVYVPQELEEQELEEIRFMIDVNLVGTFHLIKAALPGMKKNRVEKGPGSIAIMSSQAGQVGIYGYTAYSASKFGLKGLAEALQQEVIEDNIHVSLVFPPDTETPGFAEETKRRPKLTSIIAASSGAMKADEVAKKSLIGIKSGTFIVPCNFEGFLLSIATAGLSPQRSYLMAFVEIMTAGIMRLAGLFFQWNWFKSIKKWHADK, encoded by the exons ATGGCGGAAGTGTATTTCTCCTTCTTCTCCTTCTTCCTGATAATCCCCATCTGTCTCCTCCTCATCCTCTACTTCATATGCCGCCCCAATCCAGTCCGTGTCCCGATCAAGAACCGCCACGTCCTCATCACCGGAGGCTCCAGCGGCATCGGCCTCGCCCTCGCCCACCACTGCACCCAGGAGGGCGCTGAAGTCACACTTCTTGCCCGCAGCGTCTCCAAGCTTGAGGAGGCCAAGCAATCCATCAAGCTCGCGACTGGTCGCGACGTCAGCGTCTACAGTGCTGACGTCAGGGACTACGAGGCTGTGAAgcgggtggtggaggaggtgggcCCAATCGACGTGCTTGTGTGCAACCATGGGGTGTACGTGCCGCAAGAATTGGAGGAACAGGAACTGGAGGAGATTAGGTTCATGATCGATGTGAATCTGGTCGGTACTTTTCATTTGATAAAAGCAGCATTGCCCGGCATGAAGAAGAATCGGGTGGAGAAGGGACCCGGTTCGATTGCTATAATGTCGTCGCAGGCCGGTCAG GTTGGTATATACGGTTACACAGCCTATTCAGCCAGTAAGTTTGGCCTCAAGGGTTTGGCAGAAGCATTGCAACAAGAGGTCATTGAAGACAACATTCATGTCTCTTTGGTATTCCCTCCAGACACTGAAACACCTGGTTTTGCTGAAG AGACCAAAAGAAGGCCAAAACTTACGAGTATAATAGCTGCTTCATCTGGTGCGATGAAAGCTGATGAAGTTGCCAAAAAATCTTTGATCGGAATTAAGTCAGGTACCTTCATCGTTCCCTGCAACTTCGAGGGATTTTTGCTTTCAATAGCAACCGCTGGTCTATCGCCTCAGAGATCGTATTTGATGGCGTTTGTGGAGATAATGACCGCTGGTATAATGCGTCTTGCTGGCCTATTTTTTCAATGGAATTGGTTCAAgagcataaaaaaatggcaTGCCGATAAATAA